CACGCTCGACGAGCTGCAGGAGATGTCGCTCGAAGAGGTCGCGGAACTGCTCCCCGCTCGACAGCGGCGAACCATCGAACGAGGACTCTCCGTCCAGCAGGAGAAGCTGCTGGAGGAGGCCCGCGAGGCCGGCGTTCAGGAGACGGCCAACGACCCGATCCGGACGCACCTCCGCGACATGCCCGTCCTGCCCGAGTTCGTCGAGAAGACGTTCGAGGTGTACACCGGGCAGTCCTTCGAGCGCGTCCGCGTCGAGCCCGAGATGATCGGGCACTACCTGGGCGAGTTCCAGCTGACCCGGACGTCGGTCGAACACGGGCAGGCCGGCATCGGCGCGACCCGGTCCTCGAAGTTCGTGCCGCTCAAATAAACCATGGGTATCAACTACAGCGTCGAGGCCGACCCGGAGACCACCGCCAAGGGGATGCTCCGCGAGCGGCCCATCAGCCTGAAGCACAGCAAGGCCATCGCCCGCGAGATCAAGGGGATGACCGTCGAAGACGCCGAGGACTACCTCGAAGACGTCGTCGACGAGAAGCAGTCGGTCCCGTTCCGCCAGCACAACTCCGGCGTCGGACACCGCTCCGACATCGACGGCTGGGACGCGGGCCGCTACCCCGAGAAGGCCTCGAAGGCGTTCCTCGAACTCCTGCACAACGTCGCGTCGAACGCGGACGAGCAGGGGTTCGACGGCCGTTCGATGGTCATCAAGCACGTCGCGCCCCACAAGGTCGGCGAGCGCCAGGGCCGCAAGCCCCGAGCGTTCGGTAGCGCCGACCCCTGGAACACGGTCGAGTGCGACGTCGAACTCATCATCGAGGAACCCGAGGAGGTCGAAGCCTAATGGCGGACGAACACCAGTTCATCGAGGACGGACTGCAGCGCTCGCAGATCGACGAGTTCTTCGCCGAAGAGCTCGGCCGCGCCGGCTACGGCGGGATGGACGTCGCGAAGACCCCGATGGGGACCCAGATCGTCCTGAAGGCCGAAAAGCCCGGGATGGTCATCGGCAAGGGCGGCAAGAACATCCGCAAGGTCACTCGCGAACTCGAAGAGCGGTTCGACCTCGACGACCCCCAGATCGACGTCCAGGAGGTCGACGAACCGGACCTGAACGCCCGCATCGTCGCGGACCGCCTCGCCAACGCCTTAGAGCGCGGCTGGTACTTCCGCAAGGCGGGCCACACGACGATCGACCGCATTATGGAATCCGGCGCCCTCGGCGCCGAGATCGTCCTGAGCGGCAAGGTCACGGGCGCCCGCTCGCGCGTGGAGAAGTTCAACCGCGGCTACATCAAGCACAACGGCGAGCCCGCCCAGGAGATCGTCGACGAGGGCCAGGGCGTCGCCGTGATGAAGCTCGGCACGATCGGCGTGACCGTGAAGATCATCCCGCCGGGCGCAGAGCTGCCCGACGACTTCGAGATCCACGAGGACGTCGACGTCGAGCCCGTCGAGCAGGTCGCCGAGAGCGAAGGCGTCGAGGCGCTCCTCGAAGAGGAACCCGAGGAGGTCCCCGACGTCGGCGAGGCCGACGAGGACGTCGAGATCCCCGACGAGGAGCCCGAAGAGGTCATCGACGAGGAAGTCGTCGAGGAGGTCATCGACGAGACCGAGTCCGAAGAAGACGAGGACGTCGAGGTCCCGACCGAATCGGACGTCGAGGAGGAGCTCGACGAACTCGACGAGGACGTCGAGGCGGAAGCCGAGGAGCTCCTCGACGAGATGGAAGAGGCCGACGAGGCCGACGCGGACGAGGAGGCTGAGGAATAATGGCGATCCTCTACACCGAAGAGATCCGCGACATGACGCCCGCCGAGCGCGAAGCCGAGCTCGAAGAGCTCGAGACGGAGCTGCTCAACACGCGGGCCGTCCAGGCCGCCGGCGGCGCCCCGGAGAACCCGGGCCGCGTCAGCGAGCTGAAGAAGACGATCGCGCGGATCAAGACGATCCAGCAGGAAGAAGGCGACCTCGACGACGAGTAAGAACCCAATGGCACTGACACCCGAGACGCTGACGCGACACGAGCTCAACGGCCTCCGCGTGGCCGTCGTCGACGCGCCCAACCCCGACCTCGTCGGGATCTGCGGCCGCGTCGTCGTCGAGACGATGCAGACCCTGCACGTCGACGTCAGCGACTGCGACGCCGATGCCGAGGCCGCCGAGAGCGCGGCCGCGGCGTCGGCCCGGGTGAAGCAGGTGCCGAAGCAGGGCTCGATCCTGGAGTTCGAGCTTCCCGCGTCCGACGCCGCCTCGGACGACCCGTCCGGAGGGCGCGACGCGCGGGGACGCGGAAGCGACGAACACGAACGCGGAGACGAACGCGAACGCACAGATGAAGCCGCCGACGCTGCGAAGGCGTCGGGGACCGCGTCCGAACTTCGGTCGGATACTGCCGG
This is a stretch of genomic DNA from Halobellus sp. MBLA0158. It encodes these proteins:
- a CDS encoding 50S ribosomal protein L22, which gives rise to MGINYSVEADPETTAKGMLRERPISLKHSKAIAREIKGMTVEDAEDYLEDVVDEKQSVPFRQHNSGVGHRSDIDGWDAGRYPEKASKAFLELLHNVASNADEQGFDGRSMVIKHVAPHKVGERQGRKPRAFGSADPWNTVECDVELIIEEPEEVEA
- a CDS encoding 30S ribosomal protein S3; the protein is MADEHQFIEDGLQRSQIDEFFAEELGRAGYGGMDVAKTPMGTQIVLKAEKPGMVIGKGGKNIRKVTRELEERFDLDDPQIDVQEVDEPDLNARIVADRLANALERGWYFRKAGHTTIDRIMESGALGAEIVLSGKVTGARSRVEKFNRGYIKHNGEPAQEIVDEGQGVAVMKLGTIGVTVKIIPPGAELPDDFEIHEDVDVEPVEQVAESEGVEALLEEEPEEVPDVGEADEDVEIPDEEPEEVIDEEVVEEVIDETESEEDEDVEVPTESDVEEELDELDEDVEAEAEELLDEMEEADEADADEEAEE
- a CDS encoding 30S ribosomal protein S19; this encodes MSSEYRTGREGEFTYRGYTLDELQEMSLEEVAELLPARQRRTIERGLSVQQEKLLEEAREAGVQETANDPIRTHLRDMPVLPEFVEKTFEVYTGQSFERVRVEPEMIGHYLGEFQLTRTSVEHGQAGIGATRSSKFVPLK
- a CDS encoding ribonuclease P protein component 1, with protein sequence MALTPETLTRHELNGLRVAVVDAPNPDLVGICGRVVVETMQTLHVDVSDCDADAEAAESAAAASARVKQVPKQGSILEFELPASDAASDDPSGGRDARGRGSDEHERGDERERTDEAADAAKASGTASELRSDTAGGFDAGQSGRCEGAAYVTVDGTRLLSRPALRTEKAGDTLWR
- the rpmC gene encoding 50S ribosomal protein L29, giving the protein MAILYTEEIRDMTPAEREAELEELETELLNTRAVQAAGGAPENPGRVSELKKTIARIKTIQQEEGDLDDE